One region of Natronobacterium texcoconense genomic DNA includes:
- a CDS encoding substrate-binding domain-containing protein, with protein sequence MSIQRRRFLATVGAGGTIGLAGCAALSRDGGTDGSDPGVSGETLTLTTTTSTYDTGLLDELNAPFQDRYGVTVDAIEQGTGAALETGRNGDSDVVMVHARSLEDEFVEEGYGVNRRDLMFNDFVVVGGSDDPASVAGTDDVTAAVTAIAESESTFVSRGDNSGTYAKELEIWDEAGVGDGDFGEWYMEAGQGMGEVLVQADQQGGYTLADRGTYLSMRDEIDLEIHVDGPIEGGPELLRNPYGIVAVNPAVHDNVNYDLAMAYIGYVTSLEGQEIIESYTVEGEQLFFPEAIAEEPNFRQYVPDGWDGSNGDE encoded by the coding sequence ATGTCGATACAACGTCGTCGGTTCCTCGCTACCGTTGGGGCTGGCGGAACCATCGGTCTCGCTGGCTGTGCAGCACTCAGTCGCGACGGGGGCACCGATGGGAGCGACCCCGGCGTAAGCGGCGAAACGCTGACGCTGACGACGACGACGAGCACGTACGACACCGGCCTGCTCGACGAACTCAACGCTCCCTTCCAGGACCGGTACGGCGTCACCGTCGACGCCATCGAACAGGGAACCGGTGCTGCCCTCGAGACCGGACGGAACGGCGACTCGGACGTCGTGATGGTCCACGCCCGGTCGCTCGAGGACGAGTTCGTGGAAGAGGGGTACGGCGTCAATCGCCGCGATCTCATGTTCAACGACTTCGTCGTCGTCGGTGGATCGGACGACCCGGCGTCGGTCGCCGGAACCGACGACGTGACTGCCGCCGTAACTGCGATTGCGGAGTCGGAGTCGACGTTCGTCTCCCGTGGCGACAACTCGGGAACGTACGCGAAAGAACTCGAGATCTGGGACGAAGCGGGAGTCGGCGACGGCGACTTCGGCGAGTGGTACATGGAAGCCGGTCAGGGAATGGGTGAAGTCCTCGTCCAGGCCGACCAGCAGGGTGGATACACGCTCGCCGACCGCGGGACCTATCTCTCCATGCGAGACGAGATCGACCTCGAGATCCACGTCGACGGACCGATCGAGGGCGGGCCGGAACTACTCAGGAATCCGTACGGCATCGTCGCCGTCAACCCCGCCGTTCACGACAACGTGAACTACGACCTCGCGATGGCCTACATCGGCTACGTCACGAGCCTCGAAGGACAGGAGATAATCGAGAGCTACACCGTCGAGGGCGAACAGTTGTTCTTCCCCGAAGCGATCGCGGAGGAACCGAACTTCCGACAGTACGTCCCCGACGGGTGGGACGGCTCGAACGGTGACGAGTAA
- a CDS encoding ABC transporter permease: MPFEFTLLPVVLAEFPFEWEYVRSIVSVSLYVSLVAVALSTLFSLPVALLVGFKEFPGKGLLTALINTGMGFPSVVVGLVVLFAVSNQGPLGELNLVFTREAMILSQFVLATPVIIGVSLAAVSSVEQNVRDAAFAMGGTRTDVALVTIKEARYGIATAILAGFGRAISEVGSVLIVGGNIVGPDGQSKTRTLTTAIQLEARQGRFETAMLLGAVLVVLVLLVNAIVLRYGNDGGRYR, from the coding sequence ATGCCGTTCGAATTCACGCTCCTGCCGGTGGTGCTGGCCGAGTTCCCCTTCGAGTGGGAGTACGTCCGCAGTATCGTCTCCGTCTCACTGTACGTGAGTCTCGTGGCGGTCGCACTGAGTACGCTATTTAGCCTCCCAGTCGCCCTTCTCGTCGGATTCAAGGAGTTTCCGGGGAAAGGGCTGCTCACGGCGCTGATCAACACCGGAATGGGGTTTCCGAGCGTCGTCGTCGGGCTCGTCGTCCTGTTTGCGGTTTCGAACCAGGGGCCGCTGGGAGAGCTGAATCTCGTGTTCACGCGAGAAGCCATGATCCTATCCCAGTTCGTGCTCGCGACGCCAGTCATCATCGGCGTCAGTCTCGCCGCGGTCAGCAGCGTCGAACAGAACGTCCGCGACGCGGCGTTCGCGATGGGTGGCACCCGGACGGACGTCGCGCTGGTAACGATCAAGGAGGCTCGGTACGGAATCGCGACGGCGATCCTGGCCGGGTTCGGACGGGCGATCAGTGAGGTCGGCTCCGTCCTCATCGTCGGCGGCAACATCGTCGGTCCCGACGGCCAGTCGAAGACCCGGACGCTCACGACAGCGATCCAGCTCGAGGCCCGCCAGGGCCGGTTCGAAACCGCAATGTTGCTGGGAGCGGTCCTGGTCGTCCTCGTACTGCTCGTCAACGCCATCGTACTCCGGTACGGAAACGACGGAGGGCGATACCGATGA
- a CDS encoding amino acid ABC transporter ATP-binding protein yields the protein MTLEATAIHYGYDDETVLEEVSLSVDRGEVLAIIGPSGVGKSTLLRLLALFDAPDHGRIEYDRNEVWTAPERQRLEYRRKIGMVFQEPSLFDANVRRNVTYGLRVRQSWHDRLRHEVASLVGQTNGTSDAIDALETVGMAEQAEQDASSLSGGEAQRVAFARALAYDPDVLLLDEPTSDLDPRNTAVIEDAVQQARNRGIGVAVATHDMHQAERIADRVAVLLGTDVIEVGETEQMFDDPADERTRKFIDGELIY from the coding sequence ATGACGCTCGAGGCGACAGCCATCCACTACGGCTACGACGACGAGACGGTTCTCGAAGAGGTGTCCCTGTCGGTGGATCGTGGCGAAGTGCTCGCGATCATCGGCCCCTCGGGGGTCGGAAAGTCGACACTGCTGCGGTTGCTCGCGCTGTTCGACGCCCCCGACCACGGCAGAATCGAGTACGACCGCAACGAGGTCTGGACAGCACCCGAACGGCAACGACTCGAGTACCGGCGGAAAATCGGCATGGTGTTCCAGGAGCCGAGTCTCTTCGACGCGAACGTGCGCCGCAACGTCACGTACGGCCTGCGCGTTCGACAGTCGTGGCACGACCGTCTCCGCCACGAAGTCGCGAGTCTCGTCGGCCAGACGAACGGAACCAGCGATGCTATCGACGCCCTCGAGACGGTCGGCATGGCCGAGCAAGCAGAACAGGACGCCTCGTCGCTTTCGGGCGGCGAAGCCCAGCGGGTCGCCTTTGCCCGTGCGCTCGCGTACGACCCCGACGTTCTCCTGCTCGACGAACCCACGTCCGACCTCGATCCACGGAACACGGCGGTCATCGAGGACGCCGTCCAGCAGGCCCGAAATCGCGGGATCGGCGTCGCAGTCGCGACCCACGACATGCATCAGGCCGAACGCATCGCGGATCGGGTGGCCGTCCTGCTCGGAACCGACGTCATCGAGGTCGGCGAGACGGAGCAGATGTTCGACGATCCGGCGGACGAACGGACGCGGAAGTTCATCGACGGAGAACTGATCTACTGA
- a CDS encoding TOBE domain-containing protein, producing MAIEKGYTTTLSVDDVTIDRRDVEMLEAIDEHGSMHAAADALGRSYARLQNRIVEIEDAVGTITERRRGGSGGGGTELTETARKLRRQFERHDAELGGVARVTESVVTGTVQKRTGELATVDTPIGPVVALVPAEATMVQVSVRSDAVVLTDPIDTPDPDGTSLRNSFTGTVSGTESGDAIVRVTVALEGNTDEDGDGVELQALVTQASADRLSLEPGREVVASFKATAARATRIDGDS from the coding sequence ATGGCCATCGAGAAAGGATACACCACGACGCTCTCGGTCGACGACGTCACGATCGACCGCCGCGACGTCGAGATGCTCGAGGCGATCGACGAACACGGTTCGATGCACGCTGCAGCCGACGCACTCGGCCGATCCTACGCACGGCTCCAGAATCGGATCGTCGAGATCGAAGACGCCGTCGGGACGATCACCGAGCGTCGACGTGGGGGCAGCGGCGGCGGCGGGACGGAACTCACCGAGACGGCACGCAAACTTCGCCGGCAGTTCGAGCGCCACGACGCCGAACTCGGCGGCGTTGCACGGGTCACCGAGTCCGTCGTCACCGGCACCGTCCAGAAGCGAACGGGCGAACTCGCGACCGTCGACACGCCGATCGGTCCGGTCGTGGCGCTGGTTCCCGCAGAGGCCACGATGGTCCAGGTAAGCGTTCGCTCCGACGCGGTCGTCCTGACCGATCCCATCGACACACCGGACCCCGACGGGACCAGTCTCCGGAACAGCTTCACTGGCACCGTCTCCGGGACCGAGTCCGGTGATGCGATCGTCAGGGTGACGGTTGCGCTCGAGGGCAACACCGACGAGGACGGCGACGGGGTCGAACTACAGGCGCTGGTCACGCAGGCCAGCGCGGATCGACTCTCCCTCGAGCCTGGCCGGGAGGTCGTCGCGTCGTTCAAGGCGACGGCTGCACGGGCGACCCGGATCGACGGCGACTCGTAG
- a CDS encoding serine hydrolase domain-containing protein, translated as MSRLLETDRERIVALFDRHLEAGLHHGAQLAVFVDGDLVVDHAGGVTGPDGEPTTTNTRYVLFSCTKPYAAATLHSLVDEGALAYDDRVVDHWPEFADEGSEKAEITVRHVLSHMAGLPQCGIESQPDAWTDWETVVEALEDAEPTYPPGERAAYHSITFGWLVGELVRRVSGERIEDAAARRVFEPLGMDETGIGLRDDEPDDAATLVGFESFDRCRDPGEGLGDHRLVAEPFNEERVRRAVIPASNGIGTARDMARFYACLGNGGELDGTRILSEEAVDAMTTLEAETDADGTLSRPARFGLGVWKGGTTVDPFGSLTPDHVFGHAGLGSSVGWADPEADVAFAYVTNGVRDGSYEHVARVRDLANAVRLAVA; from the coding sequence ATGTCGCGACTTCTCGAGACGGATCGGGAACGAATCGTCGCCCTGTTCGATCGCCACCTCGAGGCCGGCCTCCATCACGGTGCACAGCTCGCGGTTTTCGTCGACGGTGATCTCGTCGTCGACCACGCCGGCGGCGTGACGGGGCCAGACGGCGAACCGACGACGACGAACACTCGCTACGTTCTCTTCTCCTGTACGAAACCGTACGCGGCCGCGACGTTGCACAGCCTCGTCGACGAGGGAGCACTCGCGTACGACGACCGCGTCGTCGACCACTGGCCCGAGTTCGCCGACGAGGGCAGCGAGAAGGCAGAGATCACGGTCAGGCACGTCCTCAGTCACATGGCTGGCCTCCCACAATGTGGAATCGAGAGCCAGCCCGACGCGTGGACCGACTGGGAGACCGTCGTCGAGGCGCTCGAGGACGCAGAGCCAACCTACCCACCGGGCGAACGAGCGGCCTACCACTCGATCACGTTCGGCTGGCTGGTCGGCGAACTCGTCCGCCGGGTGTCCGGGGAACGGATCGAGGACGCCGCCGCCCGGCGCGTGTTCGAACCACTCGGAATGGACGAGACGGGAATCGGACTCCGGGACGACGAACCGGACGACGCCGCGACGCTCGTCGGATTCGAGTCGTTCGATCGCTGTCGGGACCCTGGGGAAGGACTCGGCGATCACCGGCTGGTCGCGGAGCCGTTCAACGAAGAGCGAGTTCGGCGAGCCGTCATCCCGGCGTCGAACGGGATCGGCACCGCTCGAGACATGGCCCGGTTCTACGCCTGTCTCGGAAACGGCGGCGAACTCGACGGCACTCGGATCCTCTCCGAGGAAGCAGTCGACGCGATGACGACGCTCGAGGCCGAGACCGACGCCGACGGCACCCTCTCGCGGCCGGCCAGGTTCGGCCTCGGCGTCTGGAAGGGCGGAACGACAGTGGATCCGTTCGGCTCCCTGACCCCCGACCACGTGTTCGGTCACGCCGGCCTCGGCAGCAGCGTCGGCTGGGCCGACCCCGAAGCCGACGTCGCGTTCGCCTACGTGACAAACGGCGTCCGGGACGGCTCGTACGAACACGTCGCTCGAGTGCGGGACCTCGCGAACGCGGTTCGACTCGCAGTGGCGTAG
- a CDS encoding SHOCT domain-containing protein encodes MAIDLQEFVAEELWLLIGIVTFALISLVGILGLEAVAGILAIVGWFFLAPIFLFWGEEIADWWFEAEPTTTATTDRSSEDDAIDELKRQYAEGRIDDEEFEHRLERLVGVEEALEDVFSGGRTSESMNEELERERER; translated from the coding sequence ATGGCGATCGACCTTCAGGAGTTCGTGGCCGAGGAACTCTGGCTCCTGATCGGGATCGTGACGTTCGCGCTCATCAGTCTCGTGGGGATACTCGGTCTCGAGGCGGTCGCGGGGATACTCGCGATCGTCGGCTGGTTCTTTCTCGCGCCGATCTTCCTGTTCTGGGGCGAAGAGATCGCCGACTGGTGGTTCGAAGCGGAACCCACGACGACAGCCACGACCGATCGCTCGTCCGAAGACGACGCTATCGACGAACTCAAACGCCAGTACGCGGAGGGGCGGATCGACGACGAGGAGTTCGAACACCGCCTCGAGCGCCTCGTCGGTGTCGAAGAGGCACTCGAGGACGTATTTTCCGGCGGTCGGACGAGCGAATCGATGAACGAGGAACTGGAACGAGAGCGCGAGCGGTAA
- a CDS encoding molybdopterin molybdotransferase MoeA has protein sequence MKGTDSERTEAGFKVRTPVDEARQVLRDAVERAGDGTPATGTETLEVERADGRVLAAPLESARNVPHYRRAAMDGYAVRAEDTFGASERSPEVLRTAGSAEDEGTTVDPGAAARVHTGSALPDGANAVVMIERVDRVEATGELEVEDAVAEGENVAPIGEDVDEGQQLYDAGHRLRPSDLGLLRSAGYARVDVAKRPTVGVVPTGEELVDGDPGPGEVIETNGLTVSRLVERWGGRATYRDIVTDDPESLRVAIQRDLTKDVVVTTGGSSVGERDLLPEVIDDLGEVLVHGVGLKPGHPVCLGIVEDTPVLALPGYPVACIVNAVQFLRPTLRWLEGTTPEPHPTTQAVLERKIPSEPGTRTFARVQLEERDAEEDEPAFGATPTRASGSGVLSSVALADGWVVVDDDREGIPEGETVAVQNWEVNP, from the coding sequence ATGAAAGGAACCGATAGCGAGCGCACGGAGGCCGGATTCAAGGTCCGGACGCCGGTCGACGAGGCGCGGCAGGTGCTCCGGGACGCCGTCGAGCGAGCGGGCGACGGGACCCCTGCCACCGGGACCGAGACTCTCGAGGTCGAGCGCGCGGACGGACGCGTTCTGGCCGCGCCCCTCGAGTCGGCACGGAACGTCCCCCACTACCGGCGGGCCGCGATGGACGGCTACGCCGTGCGCGCCGAGGACACCTTCGGAGCCAGCGAACGGTCGCCCGAGGTGCTTCGGACGGCCGGCAGCGCCGAAGACGAGGGGACGACCGTCGATCCGGGGGCAGCGGCCCGCGTCCACACCGGCAGCGCACTTCCAGACGGCGCGAACGCCGTCGTGATGATCGAACGCGTCGACCGAGTCGAGGCGACCGGCGAACTCGAGGTCGAGGACGCCGTCGCCGAGGGCGAAAACGTCGCACCGATCGGTGAAGACGTCGATGAAGGCCAACAGCTCTACGACGCGGGCCATCGGCTCCGGCCGTCGGATCTGGGCCTCCTTCGCTCGGCGGGATACGCTCGCGTCGACGTCGCGAAGCGACCGACCGTCGGTGTCGTCCCCACGGGCGAGGAACTCGTCGATGGCGATCCCGGCCCTGGGGAAGTGATCGAGACCAACGGCCTCACCGTCTCGAGACTGGTCGAACGCTGGGGTGGCCGGGCGACCTACCGGGACATCGTCACCGACGACCCCGAGTCGCTGCGGGTGGCGATCCAGCGCGACTTGACGAAAGACGTCGTCGTCACCACCGGCGGCTCTTCGGTCGGCGAACGCGACCTCCTGCCGGAGGTCATCGACGACCTGGGTGAGGTGCTCGTCCACGGCGTCGGCCTCAAACCCGGCCATCCCGTCTGTCTCGGCATCGTCGAGGACACCCCCGTCCTCGCGCTCCCCGGCTATCCCGTCGCCTGCATCGTCAACGCCGTCCAGTTCCTCCGACCGACGCTGCGCTGGCTCGAGGGGACCACCCCCGAACCCCATCCGACCACGCAGGCGGTCCTCGAGCGCAAGATCCCCAGCGAACCCGGGACGCGAACGTTCGCGCGAGTGCAACTCGAGGAGCGCGACGCCGAGGAGGACGAACCCGCGTTCGGGGCGACCCCGACTCGAGCCAGCGGCTCCGGCGTACTCTCGAGCGTCGCGCTGGCGGACGGCTGGGTGGTCGTCGACGACGACCGCGAGGGAATTCCCGAGGGTGAGACGGTTGCCGTCCAGAACTGGGAAGTCAATCCCTGA
- a CDS encoding Hsp20/alpha crystallin family protein, producing the protein MSALRDALRDLSGDVFFDLLESDEAYLLVVDVPGVTADSIDLTIEDGTLYVDAQREKDLPGDYQYLEENRSLLFDVSLPVPDDAIAADASTSVDRGVLELTLPKQAPDGKTTIEVVDDEDRDTHDLPESEETIDDEPR; encoded by the coding sequence ATGTCAGCGCTCCGCGACGCGTTGCGGGATCTCTCCGGTGACGTCTTCTTCGACCTGCTCGAGAGCGACGAGGCCTACCTGCTCGTCGTCGACGTGCCGGGGGTTACCGCCGACTCGATCGACCTCACCATCGAGGACGGCACGCTCTACGTCGACGCCCAGCGAGAGAAGGACCTCCCGGGCGACTACCAGTATCTCGAGGAGAACCGGTCGCTCCTTTTCGACGTCTCGCTGCCGGTTCCCGACGACGCAATCGCCGCCGACGCGTCGACGTCGGTCGATCGTGGCGTCCTCGAGTTGACGCTCCCCAAGCAGGCCCCCGACGGAAAGACGACGATCGAAGTGGTCGACGACGAGGACCGCGACACTCACGACCTACCCGAAAGCGAGGAGACGATCGACGACGAACCGAGGTGA
- a CDS encoding ABC1 kinase family protein — MLAYARDRRRFLLFGRRRRVDPETHRYRAEVLLESLLTLGPTFIKLGQLLSTRPDVLPPAYIDVLSSLQDDVPPADWEEAKVVLEEELGSVDDRFVSFDTDPISGASLGQVYRARIDGDGDDDGTQDVAVKVRRPGVEELVEADLRVIHWSLPILLYFVDDARAFSLENLADEFSKTIREEMDYEREAKMLREIQANVGTDDRYVVPDVVDGYSNSRVLTMEYVGGTKINDVEELDRRDIDRSKIAEDLQWAYMQMIIDDGVFHADPHPGNLAVTDDGRIVFYDFGMSGRVDEFVQEKIVDFYIAVANQDIDAILDALIEIGTLSPEADRAVMAEVMELAIQDARGEDIEQYRVQQIIGQVEDSIYEFPLRLPKNLALVLRVATVVEGVCVTLDSNYDFIATATDYLVEQGYREESIRQYVSESGEQIRRSAESLTRITPKTERALDRLDRDDLYVRIGVEDSKSVFENLAKRLIYGMLLTMSLFSMGVLYALEAPEASLVAAAFSVVVAIQLYRSFRQSRSIRARPQFTRQSLRQRRGEE; from the coding sequence TTGCTCGCGTACGCCCGTGACCGTCGTCGGTTCCTCCTGTTCGGGCGTCGAAGACGGGTCGATCCCGAGACACACCGTTATCGTGCCGAAGTCCTGCTCGAGTCGCTGCTCACGCTCGGGCCGACGTTCATCAAACTCGGACAGTTACTGTCGACTCGACCGGACGTGTTGCCCCCGGCGTACATCGACGTGCTCTCGTCGCTGCAGGACGACGTCCCGCCGGCCGACTGGGAAGAAGCGAAGGTGGTGCTCGAAGAAGAACTCGGCTCCGTCGACGATCGGTTCGTCTCGTTCGATACCGATCCGATAAGCGGCGCGAGTCTCGGGCAGGTGTATCGTGCCCGGATCGACGGCGACGGTGACGACGACGGAACGCAGGACGTCGCAGTGAAGGTCCGCCGACCCGGTGTCGAGGAACTCGTCGAGGCCGACCTGCGGGTCATCCACTGGTCGCTACCGATCCTGCTGTACTTCGTCGACGACGCCCGGGCGTTCTCGCTCGAGAACCTCGCCGACGAGTTCTCGAAGACGATCCGCGAGGAGATGGATTACGAGCGCGAGGCGAAGATGCTCCGGGAGATCCAGGCCAACGTCGGTACCGACGACCGTTACGTCGTCCCGGACGTGGTCGACGGCTACTCGAACTCTCGCGTGCTCACGATGGAGTACGTCGGTGGAACGAAGATCAACGACGTCGAGGAACTCGATCGACGCGATATCGACCGCAGCAAGATCGCCGAGGACCTCCAGTGGGCGTATATGCAGATGATCATCGACGACGGCGTCTTCCACGCCGATCCACACCCCGGGAACCTGGCCGTAACCGACGACGGGCGAATCGTCTTCTACGACTTCGGGATGTCCGGCCGGGTCGACGAGTTCGTCCAGGAGAAGATCGTCGACTTCTACATCGCGGTCGCGAACCAAGACATCGACGCGATCCTCGACGCGCTGATCGAAATCGGGACGCTCTCGCCGGAGGCCGACCGCGCGGTGATGGCCGAGGTGATGGAACTGGCCATCCAGGACGCTCGCGGCGAGGACATCGAGCAGTACCGCGTCCAGCAGATCATCGGCCAGGTCGAGGACTCGATCTACGAGTTCCCGCTGCGACTGCCCAAGAACCTCGCGCTCGTCCTCCGGGTCGCGACCGTCGTCGAGGGCGTCTGTGTGACGCTGGATTCGAACTACGACTTCATCGCAACGGCGACCGACTACCTCGTCGAACAGGGGTATCGCGAGGAGTCGATTCGCCAGTACGTAAGCGAGTCGGGAGAGCAGATCCGTCGCTCCGCCGAATCGCTGACCCGAATCACCCCCAAGACCGAACGCGCCCTCGACCGACTCGACCGGGACGACCTCTACGTCCGCATCGGCGTCGAGGACTCGAAGAGCGTCTTCGAGAACCTCGCGAAGCGACTGATCTACGGCATGTTGCTCACGATGTCGCTGTTCTCGATGGGCGTACTCTACGCGCTGGAAGCACCGGAGGCGTCGCTCGTCGCCGCGGCGTTCTCGGTCGTCGTGGCGATTCAGCTCTATCGGTCGTTCCGCCAGTCGCGATCGATCCGCGCGCGCCCGCAGTTCACGCGCCAGAGTCTCCGCCAGCGCCGCGGAGAGGAGTGA
- a CDS encoding enolase-like domain-containing protein, which yields MSYERLADLPLTVDSVSTEQLERETSSDFVRVTTTVMLAGQNGDGQHVSGLGEDVTYEADEHDRLAETGLPELAGEYTLESFSETVADLDLFPARAPDREEFRNYRRWALESAALDLACRQAETDLASRLDRSLEPVTFVASTRLGDPPTTDRLERLRERVPDLEFKLDPTPEWDRELVEAMDDAVGAENVRILDLKGQYEGTDVDVPADPELYALVLEGFPEAVVEDPALTEETRPLFDDPDVRERVSWDAPIHGREDVEDLPWEPGWLNVKPSRFGSLESLLETIEYCEERDIRLYGGGQFELGVGRGQLQTLAALFYPDAPNDVAPGPYNDPEVGETLPASPLEPPAELDGFRWPSA from the coding sequence ATGAGCTACGAGCGACTCGCCGACCTCCCGCTGACAGTCGATAGCGTCTCGACGGAGCAACTCGAGCGAGAGACCTCGAGCGACTTCGTTCGCGTGACGACGACGGTGATGCTCGCCGGACAGAACGGCGACGGGCAGCACGTATCGGGCCTCGGCGAGGACGTCACCTACGAGGCCGATGAACACGACCGACTCGCCGAGACGGGGCTGCCCGAACTGGCCGGCGAGTACACCCTCGAGTCGTTTTCCGAAACGGTCGCCGATCTGGACCTCTTCCCCGCGAGAGCACCCGATCGCGAGGAGTTTCGAAACTATCGGCGCTGGGCTCTCGAGAGCGCGGCGCTGGACCTCGCCTGCCGGCAGGCCGAAACGGATCTCGCGAGTCGGCTCGATCGCTCCCTCGAGCCGGTAACTTTCGTCGCGAGTACCCGACTCGGCGATCCACCGACGACCGACCGCCTCGAGCGACTGCGCGAACGCGTCCCCGACCTCGAGTTCAAACTCGATCCGACGCCGGAGTGGGACCGCGAACTCGTCGAGGCCATGGACGACGCCGTCGGCGCGGAGAACGTCCGAATCCTCGACCTGAAGGGGCAGTACGAGGGGACCGACGTCGACGTCCCCGCCGATCCGGAGCTGTACGCGCTCGTGCTCGAGGGGTTCCCCGAGGCCGTCGTCGAGGACCCCGCGCTGACCGAGGAGACGCGACCGCTGTTCGACGACCCCGACGTCCGCGAGCGAGTGTCGTGGGACGCGCCGATCCACGGCCGCGAGGACGTCGAGGACCTCCCGTGGGAACCCGGCTGGCTGAACGTCAAACCCTCGCGCTTTGGCTCGCTCGAGTCGCTACTCGAGACGATCGAGTACTGCGAGGAGCGCGATATCCGGCTGTACGGCGGCGGCCAGTTCGAACTCGGCGTCGGCCGCGGCCAGCTCCAGACGCTCGCCGCGCTGTTCTATCCCGACGCGCCGAACGACGTCGCGCCCGGCCCCTACAACGATCCCGAGGTCGGCGAGACGTTGCCGGCGAGTCCACTCGAGCCACCGGCAGAACTGGACGGATTCCGCTGGCCGTCGGCGTAG
- a CDS encoding aminotransferase class I/II-fold pyridoxal phosphate-dependent enzyme yields the protein MQIEPFGLERWFAEYEHDADIMLAESGVRSLSADRFDTDPGKLGYVIPTDGGLDIRARIGERYDRTAEEVVCTTGTQEANFLAFLSVLGSDSPPGLESSSSSGDAHAVVVTPTYQSLHAVPDAFGEVTRVPLEPTNWELDPDAVADAIRPETRLIVLNNPNNPTGRYHPLETVETLYDLAADNDAYLLCDEVYRLLAEDPLPPVASMGPHGLSTASLSKAYGLAGLRFGWLAGDRAVVETACQWKDYTTISPGIFSQHVAQQALEESESILEENRDHVERNHEITQAFLERHGLEWYDPVGVNGFVTVPDGFENGKAFCRTVLEEASVVLAPGEFFGHPDRFRIGFGLPTDELEDGLARIERVLEG from the coding sequence ATGCAGATCGAACCCTTCGGCCTCGAGCGGTGGTTCGCCGAGTACGAACACGATGCCGACATCATGCTGGCGGAAAGCGGCGTTCGGAGTCTCTCTGCGGATCGGTTCGACACCGATCCCGGGAAACTGGGATACGTAATCCCGACCGACGGCGGCCTCGATATCCGGGCGCGGATTGGCGAGCGATACGACCGAACGGCCGAGGAAGTCGTCTGTACTACCGGCACGCAAGAGGCGAACTTCCTCGCGTTCCTGTCCGTTCTCGGGAGTGATTCGCCGCCCGGCCTCGAGTCCTCATCCTCGAGCGGTGACGCCCACGCCGTCGTCGTCACGCCGACCTACCAGTCGCTCCACGCGGTTCCCGACGCCTTCGGCGAGGTGACGCGGGTGCCGCTCGAGCCGACGAACTGGGAACTGGACCCCGACGCCGTCGCCGACGCGATTCGCCCGGAGACGCGCCTGATCGTGCTGAACAACCCGAACAACCCGACCGGGCGGTACCACCCGCTCGAGACGGTCGAGACGCTGTACGATCTCGCCGCAGACAACGACGCCTATCTGCTCTGTGACGAGGTGTACCGACTGCTCGCGGAGGATCCGCTGCCGCCGGTCGCCAGCATGGGCCCACACGGGCTCTCGACGGCCAGCCTCTCGAAAGCCTACGGCCTCGCAGGACTGCGATTCGGCTGGCTCGCCGGCGATCGGGCAGTCGTCGAGACGGCCTGCCAGTGGAAGGACTACACGACCATCTCGCCCGGGATTTTCAGCCAGCACGTCGCACAGCAGGCGCTCGAGGAGAGCGAATCGATCCTCGAGGAGAACCGCGACCACGTCGAACGAAACCACGAGATCACGCAGGCGTTCCTCGAGCGCCACGGCCTCGAGTGGTACGACCCCGTCGGCGTCAACGGCTTCGTGACGGTACCGGACGGCTTCGAGAACGGGAAAGCGTTCTGTCGGACCGTCCTCGAGGAAGCGAGCGTCGTCCTCGCGCCCGGGGAGTTCTTCGGTCATCCGGACAGGTTCCGGATCGGGTTCGGGTTACCGACCGACGAACTCGAGGACGGGTTAGCGCGGATCGAGCGCGTGCTCGAGGGCTGA